A genomic segment from Microcella flavibacter encodes:
- a CDS encoding BglG family transcription antiterminator encodes MADKYERMLELLLQQDDWVTAADLAEQLGVTTRSVRSYVAAAKSAAHPLAILTASTSGYRLNREAYADFAALSRGRASGPETPQARVHHLVRRLTEAPGGLDLHGLADGLFVSESTLEADLRKVKSLADESGAVLSRRGATVELSGTESAKRRLLSRLLQGESTQGVLELDAIEAEFGLAGLGAFKTELIQSLDGEGFFINEYGIDAVILHVAIAVDRVRRDQHLPPSARPAAVAQTAPIAAALHRLIPEHFAVEVTDSDVDYLARLLTTRVIAPGADAGSAPTVDPEDLATVRRIVDLVAEEYLVDFRDDAFIARLAIHLGNLVSRARENAHTRNPLTRSIKSSYPLIFDIAVFIASIVQRERSIQVDDDEISYIALHLGSHLERMSRREERVTGTIVCPSYYDLHAILRTRIERELGADLSIEFVVTRTDVDPRELTSDLVISTIPTAALREGVVVVQPFLTDDDVDAIRAAISRVRRQRRRARITDELLEYFDRELFFAEPPGNDPESIIRALGEAMAASGAVGQEYVEGAIERERMSSTAFTETLAMPHAMGLTAARTAIAVALCPTPVQWGDARVSVVALIAFSAEGRARFQPLFDQFVDVFASRRDVTELVRTSEGFDGFIAELAHLIEGR; translated from the coding sequence ATGGCCGACAAGTACGAGCGGATGCTCGAGCTCCTGCTGCAGCAGGACGACTGGGTGACCGCGGCCGACCTCGCCGAGCAGCTCGGGGTGACGACGCGCTCGGTGCGCAGCTACGTCGCCGCCGCGAAGTCGGCGGCGCATCCCCTCGCCATCCTCACCGCCTCGACCTCCGGCTACCGCCTCAACCGCGAGGCGTACGCCGACTTCGCGGCGCTGAGCCGCGGCCGCGCGTCCGGACCGGAGACACCGCAGGCGCGCGTGCACCACCTCGTGCGCCGGCTCACCGAGGCCCCGGGCGGGCTCGACCTGCACGGCCTCGCCGACGGCCTGTTCGTGAGCGAGTCGACGCTCGAGGCCGATCTGCGCAAGGTGAAGTCGCTCGCCGACGAGAGCGGGGCGGTGCTGAGCCGCCGCGGCGCGACCGTCGAGCTCAGCGGCACCGAGTCGGCCAAGCGCCGGCTGCTCAGCCGGCTGCTGCAGGGCGAGAGCACCCAGGGCGTGCTCGAGCTCGACGCCATCGAGGCCGAGTTCGGGCTCGCCGGCCTCGGCGCGTTCAAGACCGAGCTGATCCAGTCGCTCGACGGCGAGGGCTTCTTCATCAACGAGTACGGCATCGACGCCGTCATCCTGCACGTGGCCATCGCCGTCGACCGCGTGCGGCGCGACCAGCACCTGCCGCCGAGCGCGCGCCCCGCCGCCGTCGCGCAGACCGCGCCGATCGCCGCCGCGCTGCACCGGTTGATCCCCGAGCACTTCGCCGTCGAGGTCACCGACAGCGACGTCGACTACCTCGCGCGCCTGCTCACCACGCGCGTCATCGCCCCCGGGGCGGACGCCGGCAGCGCGCCGACCGTCGACCCCGAGGATCTGGCGACCGTGCGGCGCATCGTCGACCTCGTCGCCGAGGAGTACCTCGTCGACTTCCGCGACGACGCCTTCATCGCCCGGCTCGCCATCCACTTGGGCAACCTCGTCTCGCGGGCCCGCGAGAACGCGCACACCCGCAACCCGCTCACCCGATCCATCAAGAGCTCGTACCCGCTGATCTTCGACATCGCGGTGTTCATCGCCTCGATCGTGCAGCGCGAGCGCAGCATCCAGGTCGACGACGACGAGATCTCGTACATCGCTCTGCACCTCGGCTCGCACCTCGAGCGCATGTCGCGCCGCGAGGAGCGCGTGACCGGCACGATCGTCTGCCCCAGCTACTACGACCTGCACGCCATCCTGCGCACGCGCATCGAGCGCGAGCTCGGCGCGGACCTGTCGATCGAGTTCGTCGTCACGCGCACCGACGTCGACCCGCGCGAGCTCACGAGCGACCTCGTCATCTCGACCATCCCCACCGCGGCCCTGCGCGAGGGCGTCGTGGTGGTGCAGCCCTTCCTCACCGACGACGACGTCGACGCCATCCGCGCCGCGATCTCGCGCGTGCGCCGGCAGCGCCGCCGGGCCCGCATCACCGACGAGCTGCTCGAGTACTTCGACCGCGAGCTGTTCTTCGCCGAGCCGCCCGGCAACGACCCCGAGTCGATCATCCGCGCGCTCGGCGAGGCGATGGCCGCCTCGGGCGCCGTCGGGCAGGAGTACGTCGAGGGCGCCATCGAGCGCGAGCGCATGTCGTCGACGGCCTTCACCGAGACGCTCGCCATGCCGCACGCCATGGGCCTCACCGCCGCGCGCACCGCCATCGCCGTGGCCCTCTGCCCCACGCCGGTGCAATGGGGGGATGCCCGCGTCTCGGTCGTCGCCCTCATCGCGTTCAGCGCCGAGGGCCGGGCGCGGTTCCAGCCCCTGTTCGACCAGTTCGTCGACGTCTTCGCCTCGCGTCGCGACGTCACCGAGCTCGTGCGCACCTCCGAGGGGTTCGACGGCTTCATCGCCGAGCTCGCGCACCTCATCGAGGGGCGCTAG
- a CDS encoding nitroreductase family deazaflavin-dependent oxidoreductase has product MPLTGEYAPSTSEWAREQAETYERTNGQEMNLLRGVPIIVLTTVGAASGKLRKTALMRVEHEGDYLVVASKGGAPENPAWYANLVEHPHCELQDGAEKRDYRARELGADDPDRAAWWQRACAVWPDYENYQQKTDRLIPIFVLEAFDPGAPAA; this is encoded by the coding sequence ATGCCATTGACCGGGGAGTACGCGCCGAGCACATCCGAGTGGGCGCGCGAGCAGGCCGAGACCTACGAGCGCACGAACGGGCAGGAGATGAACCTGCTGCGCGGCGTTCCGATCATCGTGCTGACCACCGTCGGCGCCGCGAGCGGCAAGCTGCGCAAGACCGCCCTCATGCGGGTCGAGCACGAGGGCGACTACCTCGTCGTCGCGTCGAAGGGCGGCGCCCCCGAGAACCCGGCCTGGTACGCGAACCTCGTCGAGCACCCGCACTGCGAGCTGCAGGACGGCGCCGAGAAGCGCGACTACCGCGCCCGCGAGCTCGGGGCCGACGACCCCGACCGCGCCGCGTGGTGGCAGCGCGCCTGCGCGGTCTGGCCCGACTACGAGAACTACCAGCAGAAGACCGACCGGCTCATCCCGATCTTCGTGCTCGAGGCCTTCGACCCTGGCGCGCCGGCGGCCTGA
- the ptsP gene encoding phosphoenolpyruvate--protein phosphotransferase — MPDPVPDPTDTPSALTPDEEKARATEALAATAAQLRERGQAAGGTAAEVLDALAMMAEDPSLATDVQQRIEKGATAEYAVFAAMDAFRELLAGMGGYLGERADDLGDVARRAIARLQGLPAPGVPESEHPFILVARDLAPADTATLDLDRVLALVTTEGGPTSHTAILAREKGITAIVGALQAAELNDGDLVLVDAENGTIELDPAQERIDLAVQRTATLQAIRAASSGPGRLADGHAVPLLANIGSPESAREAAARGAEGVGLFRTEVLFLGAEKAPSVEEQAATYREVFANFPGQKVVVRVLDAGADKPLAFLTDAGEENPALGRRGLRALAAHEEVLRDQLTALAQAAEGSEAEVQVMAPMVSTAQEATYFRDLAHELGIRIAGVMVEVPSCAIMADHVVPNADFVSIGTNDLTQYVFAADRLLGSVAGFQNPWHPAVLRLIQQVGSAGTEHGVPVGICGEAAADPLLAVVLVGLGATTLSMSSTSIADVRAEISQYTLDEARALAAIAVAADSAESARDAVAAAADELDPVEPAAP; from the coding sequence ATGCCCGATCCCGTGCCCGACCCGACCGACACCCCGAGCGCCCTCACGCCCGATGAGGAGAAGGCGCGCGCCACCGAGGCGCTCGCCGCGACCGCGGCCCAGCTGCGCGAGCGCGGCCAGGCCGCCGGCGGCACCGCGGCCGAGGTGCTCGACGCCCTCGCCATGATGGCCGAGGACCCGTCGCTGGCGACGGACGTGCAGCAGCGCATCGAGAAGGGCGCGACCGCCGAGTACGCCGTCTTCGCCGCCATGGATGCCTTCCGCGAGCTGCTCGCCGGCATGGGCGGGTACCTCGGCGAGCGCGCCGACGACCTCGGCGACGTGGCGAGGCGCGCGATCGCGCGCCTGCAGGGGCTGCCCGCTCCCGGCGTGCCCGAGTCGGAGCATCCCTTCATCCTCGTCGCCCGCGACCTCGCCCCCGCCGACACCGCGACGCTCGACCTCGACCGCGTGCTCGCGCTCGTCACCACCGAGGGCGGCCCCACCTCGCACACGGCGATCCTCGCCCGAGAGAAGGGCATCACCGCGATCGTCGGCGCGCTGCAGGCCGCCGAGCTGAACGACGGCGACCTCGTGCTCGTCGACGCCGAGAACGGCACGATCGAGCTCGACCCGGCGCAGGAGCGCATCGACCTCGCCGTGCAGCGCACCGCGACGCTGCAGGCCATCCGCGCCGCGAGCTCGGGCCCGGGGCGCCTCGCCGACGGCCACGCGGTGCCGCTGCTCGCCAACATCGGTTCGCCCGAGTCGGCCCGCGAAGCCGCCGCGCGCGGCGCCGAGGGCGTGGGGCTCTTCCGCACCGAGGTACTGTTCCTCGGTGCCGAGAAGGCGCCCTCCGTCGAGGAGCAGGCCGCCACGTACCGCGAGGTCTTCGCGAACTTCCCCGGCCAGAAGGTCGTCGTGCGCGTGCTCGACGCCGGCGCCGACAAGCCGCTCGCCTTCCTCACCGACGCGGGGGAGGAGAACCCCGCGCTCGGCCGCCGCGGCCTGCGGGCGCTCGCCGCGCACGAGGAGGTGCTGCGCGACCAGCTGACCGCGCTCGCGCAGGCCGCCGAGGGCTCCGAGGCGGAGGTGCAGGTCATGGCCCCGATGGTCTCGACGGCGCAGGAGGCGACGTACTTCCGCGACCTCGCGCACGAGCTGGGCATCCGCATCGCCGGCGTCATGGTCGAGGTGCCGTCCTGCGCGATCATGGCCGACCACGTCGTGCCGAACGCCGACTTCGTCTCGATCGGCACCAACGACCTGACGCAGTACGTCTTCGCCGCCGACCGGCTGCTCGGCAGCGTCGCAGGATTCCAGAACCCCTGGCACCCGGCGGTGCTGCGGCTCATCCAGCAGGTCGGCTCGGCGGGCACCGAGCACGGCGTGCCGGTGGGCATCTGCGGCGAGGCCGCGGCCGACCCGCTGCTCGCCGTCGTGCTCGTCGGGCTCGGCGCCACCACGCTGTCGATGTCGTCGACGTCGATCGCCGACGTGCGCGCCGAGATCTCGCAGTACACCCTCGACGAGGCCCGCGCCCTGGCGGCGATCGCCGTCGCCGCCGACAGCGCCGAGTCGGCGCGCGACGCCGTCGCGGCCGCAGCCGACGAGCTCGACCCGGTCGAGCCCGCGGCTCCCTGA
- a CDS encoding PTS sugar transporter subunit IIB has protein sequence MTRTVAVVCGSGVSSTFLARGLRSLLSARGQFWHVLPLALDELDDRADELDVVLLGQHVSAEHAAVSARVPGAIVVPLSVGGIDEPAAREALDLLQGIPSPDTSDADASVAADHRPAPHEGDPHG, from the coding sequence ATGACCCGCACCGTCGCCGTCGTCTGCGGATCCGGGGTGTCGAGCACCTTCCTCGCCCGCGGCCTGCGTTCGCTGCTCTCCGCCCGCGGCCAGTTCTGGCACGTGCTGCCCCTCGCGCTCGACGAGCTCGACGACCGCGCCGACGAGCTCGACGTCGTGCTGCTCGGCCAGCACGTGAGCGCCGAGCACGCCGCCGTGAGCGCGCGCGTGCCCGGCGCGATCGTCGTGCCGCTGAGCGTCGGCGGCATCGACGAGCCCGCGGCGCGCGAGGCCCTCGATCTGCTGCAGGGCATCCCCTCGCCCGATACGTCCGACGCCGACGCATCCGTCGCCGCCGATCACCGTCCCGCCCCTCACGAAGGAGACCCCCATGGCTGA
- a CDS encoding HPr family phosphocarrier protein has product MADRTLVVASAHGLHARPAALFVKAATDSGASVHLRKGDRTVDAKSILGVISLGIDHGDEVTLAVEGENDEAVLNELAAFLEQDHDA; this is encoded by the coding sequence ATGGCTGATCGCACCCTCGTCGTCGCATCCGCGCACGGCCTGCACGCCCGCCCCGCCGCGCTGTTCGTCAAGGCGGCGACCGACTCGGGGGCCTCGGTGCACCTGCGCAAGGGCGATCGCACCGTCGACGCCAAGAGCATCCTCGGGGTCATCTCGCTCGGCATCGACCACGGCGACGAGGTCACCCTCGCCGTCGAGGGCGAGAACGACGAGGCCGTGCTGAACGAGCTCGCGGCCTTCCTCGAGCAGGACCACGACGCGTGA
- a CDS encoding PTS mannitol transporter subunit IICB, whose translation MTTTSAPPAKGNARVRVQRFGTFLSGMIMPNIAAFIAWGFITAFFIPTGWTPVPQLGGFPDADGNEYIGLVGPMITYLLPLLIANTGGRMIYGARGGVVATIATMGVIVGSPVPMFIGAMIVGPLAAYLMKKVDALWAGKIRAGFEMLVDNFSAGILGFLLALGAFFGIAPVVTALSNALGEGARFLTETGLLPLASIVIEPAKVLFLNNAINQGVLTPLGAQEAQESGQSILFLLEANAGPGLGLLLAFTFFGVGIAKASAPGAIIIQFLGGIHEIYFPYVLMKPILVLALIGGGATGVATNLLLGGGLRAPASPGSIFAIALQSPAGSIVAVMLSVVLSATVTFLIASLILRASRKRDLAALEEKGDSFTSAVDQNASNKGRDSDVGRLLGTEGAAAGTASATDVRIQNIVFACDAGMGSSAMGATVLRKKLKDAGVEGVTVTNKAIANLDAEADLIVTHQDLTPRAKQAAPGAVHVSVDNFMSSPTYDDVVARVRAQQSE comes from the coding sequence ATGACGACGACGTCAGCACCACCCGCCAAGGGGAACGCGCGCGTGCGCGTTCAGCGCTTCGGCACCTTCCTCAGCGGCATGATCATGCCGAACATCGCGGCGTTCATCGCCTGGGGATTCATCACCGCGTTCTTCATCCCGACCGGGTGGACGCCCGTCCCGCAGCTCGGCGGCTTCCCCGACGCCGACGGCAACGAGTACATCGGGCTCGTCGGCCCGATGATCACCTACCTGCTGCCGCTGCTCATCGCCAACACCGGCGGGCGCATGATCTACGGCGCCCGCGGCGGCGTGGTCGCCACGATCGCGACGATGGGCGTCATCGTCGGCAGCCCCGTGCCGATGTTCATCGGCGCGATGATCGTCGGCCCTCTCGCGGCCTACCTCATGAAGAAGGTCGACGCCCTGTGGGCCGGCAAGATCCGCGCCGGCTTCGAGATGCTCGTGGACAACTTCTCCGCCGGCATCCTCGGGTTCCTGCTCGCCCTCGGTGCCTTCTTCGGCATCGCTCCCGTCGTGACCGCGCTGAGCAACGCGCTCGGCGAGGGCGCGCGCTTCCTCACCGAGACCGGCCTCCTGCCGCTGGCGAGCATCGTGATCGAGCCGGCCAAGGTGCTGTTCCTCAACAACGCGATCAACCAGGGCGTCCTCACGCCTCTCGGCGCGCAGGAGGCGCAGGAGAGCGGCCAGTCGATCCTGTTCCTGCTCGAGGCCAACGCGGGCCCCGGACTCGGTCTGCTGCTCGCCTTCACCTTCTTCGGCGTCGGCATCGCGAAGGCCTCGGCGCCGGGTGCGATCATCATCCAGTTCCTCGGCGGCATCCACGAGATCTACTTCCCGTACGTGCTCATGAAGCCGATCCTCGTGCTCGCCCTCATCGGCGGCGGCGCCACCGGTGTCGCGACGAACCTGCTCCTGGGCGGCGGGCTCCGCGCCCCGGCCTCGCCGGGCTCGATCTTCGCCATCGCGCTGCAGTCCCCCGCGGGCAGCATCGTCGCCGTCATGCTCTCGGTCGTGCTCTCGGCGACGGTCACCTTCCTCATCGCGTCGCTCATCCTGCGCGCGAGCCGCAAGCGGGATCTCGCCGCGCTCGAGGAGAAGGGCGACTCCTTCACCTCGGCCGTCGACCAGAACGCGTCGAACAAGGGCCGCGACTCCGACGTGGGCCGCCTCCTCGGCACCGAGGGCGCTGCCGCCGGAACCGCCTCGGCGACCGACGTGCGCATCCAGAACATCGTGTTCGCCTGCGACGCGGGCATGGGCTCGAGCGCCATGGGCGCCACGGTGCTGCGCAAGAAGCTGAAGGACGCCGGCGTCGAGGGCGTGACCGTCACGAACAAGGCGATCGCGAACCTGGATGCTGAGGCCGACCTCATCGTCACGCACCAGGATCTGACCCCGCGGGCCAAGCAGGCCGCCCCCGGCGCCGTGCACGTCTCGGTCGACAACTTCATGTCGAGCCCGACGTACGACGACGTCGTCGCGCGGGTGCGCGCGCAGCAGTCCGAGTAG